A region from the Hypericibacter adhaerens genome encodes:
- the fabI gene encoding enoyl-ACP reductase FabI yields MADAPESPKAEGRLPPLLTGRKALVVGVANEHSIAWGCAAAMHRAGADIAMTYLNEKARPHVEPLARQVGAPIFLPFEARDGVQIDALFEAIAKHWGKLDILVHSIAFAPKEALAGRVVDCPRDGFLTAMEISCWSFLDLAKRAEAVMGDGGTMMTMSYLGANQVIDNYGIMGPVKAALESAVRYMAAELGPKGIRVHAVSPGPLATRAASGIRDFDELMGRVASRAPARRLVTIEEVGAACVFLASPYGGAMTGETLYIDGGYHILG; encoded by the coding sequence ATGGCCGACGCCCCGGAATCCCCGAAAGCGGAAGGACGCCTGCCGCCCTTGCTGACGGGCCGCAAAGCGCTGGTCGTCGGCGTGGCCAACGAGCACTCGATCGCCTGGGGCTGTGCCGCGGCGATGCACCGCGCCGGCGCCGACATCGCCATGACCTACCTGAACGAGAAGGCGCGCCCCCATGTCGAGCCGCTGGCCCGGCAGGTGGGGGCCCCGATCTTCCTGCCGTTCGAGGCGCGGGACGGGGTGCAGATCGACGCGCTGTTCGAGGCCATCGCGAAGCATTGGGGCAAGCTCGACATCCTGGTCCACTCGATCGCGTTCGCGCCGAAGGAGGCGCTGGCGGGCCGCGTCGTCGACTGTCCGCGCGACGGGTTCCTGACCGCCATGGAGATCTCCTGCTGGTCGTTCCTCGATCTGGCCAAGCGCGCCGAGGCCGTGATGGGCGACGGCGGAACGATGATGACGATGAGCTATCTGGGCGCCAACCAGGTCATCGACAATTACGGGATCATGGGGCCGGTCAAGGCGGCGCTCGAATCGGCGGTGCGCTACATGGCCGCCGAGCTGGGCCCCAAGGGTATCCGCGTCCATGCCGTGAGCCCGGGGCCGCTCGCGACGCGGGCCGCTTCGGGCATCCGCGACTTCGACGAGCTGATGGGACGGGTCGCGAGCCGGGCGCCGGCGCGCCGCCTGGTCACGATCGAGGAGGTGGGTGCTGCTTGCGTCTTTCTCGCCAGCCCCTATGGCGGTGCCATGACGGGCGAGACGCTTTACATCGACGGCGGCTACCACATCCTCGGCTGA
- a CDS encoding dimethylarginine dimethylaminohydrolase family protein: MVIGYQSEVGRLRKLVVKHARDAFVSDAKIDAEWKPLNYFGRPDLAAAVAEYDRFVEALQALDPDVEIAFLPKGPGLTMDALYPRDAAIACNKGMILCNMGKPARRAEPAAERALFQEHGVPVYGAITGEGHVEGGDVAWIDEKTLAVGRGYRTNDEGIRQLRALIEPCGAELVVVPSPHYHGPSDVFHLMSVLSPIDHDLALVYSPLMVVPFRELLLERGIRLVEVPDEEFESMGCNVLAVAPSKCLMLDGNPETRRRLEKAGAEVRVYDGTEISRKGAGGPTCMTRPILRELQTAPAVLTLPAAA, from the coding sequence ATGGTCATCGGCTATCAGTCCGAGGTCGGCAGGCTCAGGAAGCTCGTCGTCAAGCATGCCCGCGACGCCTTCGTGAGCGACGCCAAGATCGACGCCGAATGGAAGCCGCTCAACTATTTCGGCCGGCCGGATCTGGCGGCGGCGGTAGCGGAATATGATCGCTTCGTCGAGGCTCTCCAGGCGCTCGATCCCGATGTCGAGATCGCCTTCCTGCCGAAGGGTCCAGGCCTGACCATGGACGCGCTCTATCCTCGGGACGCCGCGATCGCCTGCAACAAGGGCATGATCCTGTGCAATATGGGCAAGCCTGCCCGCCGCGCGGAGCCCGCCGCCGAGCGCGCCCTGTTCCAGGAGCACGGCGTCCCGGTCTATGGCGCCATCACCGGCGAGGGCCATGTGGAAGGCGGCGACGTCGCCTGGATCGACGAGAAGACCCTCGCGGTCGGCCGGGGCTATCGCACGAACGACGAGGGCATCCGCCAGTTGCGAGCGCTGATCGAGCCTTGCGGCGCCGAGCTCGTCGTGGTGCCGTCGCCTCATTATCACGGACCGTCGGACGTGTTCCACCTGATGTCGGTGCTGAGCCCGATCGACCACGACCTGGCGCTCGTCTATTCGCCGCTCATGGTCGTGCCGTTCCGCGAGCTTCTGCTCGAGCGGGGCATCCGCCTGGTCGAGGTGCCGGACGAGGAGTTCGAGAGCATGGGCTGCAACGTGCTGGCCGTCGCCCCCAGCAAATGCCTCATGCTCGATGGCAATCCGGAGACGCGCCGCCGGCTCGAGAAGGCGGGCGCCGAGGTCCGGGTCTATGACGGCACCGAGATCAGCCGCAAGGGTGCGGGCGGGCCGACCTGCATGACGCGGCCGATCCTGCGCGAGCTGCAGACGGCGCCTGCCGTCCTGACCCTGCCGGCCGCCGCCTAG
- a CDS encoding amino acid permease has translation MANGNAQPRKKALGLWMATALVAGNMIGSGVFLLPASLAPYGGISIIGWLATAVGSLLLALVFAKLSRVFPKIGGPYAYARMGFGDFVGFEMAWGYWIAVWAGNASIAVAFVGYLGVFFPGLVASNLTAAIAAVAAIWVLTAINIAGIRAAGWIQLVTTIGKLIPLLAIGLIGIFYLDPAHFTPFNPSGQSGFSAVTAVAALTLWAFLGLESASIPADDVENPERTIPRSTILGTLIAAVTYILGTVAVLGIIPSADLASSTAPFADAAKAIWGEGAQSFIAIGALLSTFGCLNGWILLQGQVPLAAAKDGLFPKQFGAVSRNGTPVFGLILSSVLVTVLMLTNYSQGLVGVFNFTLLLATMTTLVPYMFTAMAELVLFFREPAKFSGQRLAGASVIAILAFAYSIWAVAGSGEEVVFWGSLLLFAGIPVYVWLNWRRSRLAPAGESARTAAAE, from the coding sequence ATGGCCAATGGCAACGCGCAGCCCAGGAAGAAGGCGCTGGGGCTCTGGATGGCGACGGCACTGGTCGCCGGCAACATGATCGGCTCCGGCGTGTTCCTCCTGCCGGCCTCGCTGGCCCCTTATGGCGGCATCAGCATCATCGGCTGGCTGGCGACGGCCGTCGGCTCGCTGCTGCTGGCGCTGGTCTTCGCCAAGCTGAGCCGGGTCTTCCCGAAGATCGGCGGGCCTTATGCCTATGCCCGGATGGGCTTCGGCGATTTCGTCGGCTTCGAGATGGCCTGGGGCTACTGGATCGCGGTCTGGGCGGGCAACGCCTCCATCGCGGTCGCCTTCGTCGGCTATCTCGGCGTGTTCTTCCCGGGCCTCGTCGCCAGCAACCTGACCGCCGCGATCGCGGCCGTCGCGGCGATCTGGGTCCTGACCGCCATCAACATCGCCGGCATCAGGGCCGCGGGCTGGATCCAGCTCGTCACCACCATCGGCAAGCTGATCCCGCTGCTCGCCATCGGCCTCATCGGCATCTTCTATCTCGATCCGGCGCATTTCACGCCGTTCAACCCCAGCGGCCAGTCCGGCTTCTCGGCCGTGACCGCCGTGGCGGCGCTGACGCTGTGGGCCTTCCTCGGGCTCGAATCGGCGAGCATCCCGGCGGACGACGTCGAGAACCCCGAGCGCACCATCCCGCGTTCGACGATCCTGGGCACGCTCATCGCCGCGGTCACCTATATCCTGGGCACGGTCGCCGTGCTGGGCATCATTCCCTCGGCCGATCTCGCCAGCTCGACGGCCCCCTTCGCCGACGCGGCCAAGGCGATCTGGGGCGAAGGCGCGCAGTCCTTCATCGCGATCGGCGCGCTGCTCTCGACTTTCGGCTGTCTCAATGGCTGGATCCTGCTGCAGGGCCAGGTGCCGCTCGCCGCGGCCAAGGATGGGCTCTTCCCCAAGCAGTTCGGCGCGGTCTCGCGCAACGGCACGCCGGTCTTCGGCCTGATCCTCTCCAGCGTCCTGGTCACGGTCCTGATGCTGACCAACTACTCGCAGGGCCTGGTCGGCGTCTTCAACTTCACGCTGCTGCTGGCGACCATGACCACGCTCGTCCCCTACATGTTCACCGCGATGGCGGAGCTGGTGCTGTTCTTCCGCGAGCCCGCGAAGTTCAGCGGCCAGCGTCTCGCCGGCGCCAGTGTCATTGCGATCCTCGCCTTCGCCTACTCCATCTGGGCGGTGGCAGGATCGGGCGAGGAGGTCGTATTCTGGGGCTCGCTCCTGCTGTTCGCCGGCATCCCCGTCTATGTCTGGCTCAATTGGCGCCGCAGCCGTCTGGCACCGGCGGGAGAATCCGCCAGAACCGCCGCGGCAGAGTGA
- a CDS encoding lipid-binding SYLF domain-containing protein, producing MIGKRILGLIAALVAAVAISGTASAWDPAAEQRAHETIAAFKKADPSIQTFFNNAYGYAVFPEIGKGAIGVGGAHGEGTVFEKGTAVGSTAMTQVTIGLQLGGQAYKEIIFFENKAALDKFKQGNYEVSANASAIAAKEGASKTANYSMGVAIFTMGTEGLMFEASVGGQKFSYEPK from the coding sequence ATGATTGGCAAGCGGATACTGGGTCTCATCGCCGCCTTGGTCGCGGCTGTCGCCATCAGCGGGACGGCGTCCGCCTGGGACCCTGCCGCGGAACAGAGGGCGCATGAGACGATCGCCGCCTTCAAGAAAGCGGACCCCAGCATCCAGACTTTCTTCAACAACGCTTATGGCTATGCCGTCTTCCCCGAGATCGGCAAGGGCGCCATCGGTGTCGGCGGCGCACATGGCGAAGGCACCGTCTTCGAGAAGGGGACAGCGGTCGGTTCCACCGCCATGACGCAGGTGACGATCGGCCTGCAGCTCGGCGGCCAGGCCTACAAGGAGATCATCTTCTTCGAGAACAAGGCGGCCCTCGACAAGTTCAAGCAGGGCAACTACGAGGTCTCGGCCAACGCCTCGGCGATCGCCGCCAAGGAAGGCGCGTCGAAAACGGCGAACTACTCGATGGGCGTCGCCATCTTCACCATGGGCACCGAAGGCCTGATGTTCGAGGCCAGCGTCGGCGGCCAGAAGTTCAGCTACGAGCCGAAGTAA
- a CDS encoding IS110 family RNA-guided transposase, which yields MFVGIDVSKARLDVHVRPTGAAFSVARDEEGLAALVARLKALAPKLVVLEATGGLQLRAAAVLAAAGLPVAVVNPRQVRDFARATGRLAKTDALDAEAIARFAEAVQPEPRPLPDAETDRLNGLIVRRRQIVEMMTAEKNRRHQVTRPDLKADLDAHLEWLGKALNRIDEDLDNAVRSSPIFRAKEELLKSVPGIGDVASRTLLAELPELGRLTRRQIAALVGLAPFNRDSGTLRGQRTIWGGRAALRATLYMAALAAIRHNPAIKAFHARLRAAGKPAKVAITACMRKLLVTLNAMVRDNKPWQTA from the coding sequence ATGTTCGTTGGGATCGATGTTTCGAAGGCTCGGCTGGATGTGCACGTCCGGCCGACGGGTGCGGCCTTTAGCGTCGCGCGCGACGAGGAAGGTCTGGCGGCTTTGGTTGCCCGGCTGAAGGCACTGGCGCCAAAGTTGGTCGTGCTGGAGGCGACGGGAGGCCTGCAGTTGCGGGCCGCGGCGGTGCTGGCGGCGGCCGGGCTGCCGGTGGCGGTGGTCAACCCGCGTCAAGTCCGTGACTTTGCCCGCGCCACGGGCCGCCTGGCCAAGACTGACGCGCTCGACGCCGAGGCGATCGCCCGGTTTGCCGAGGCGGTCCAGCCGGAACCCCGGCCTCTGCCCGATGCCGAGACCGACCGGCTCAACGGCTTGATCGTCCGCCGGCGCCAGATCGTCGAGATGATGACCGCGGAGAAGAACCGGCGCCATCAGGTGACCCGGCCCGATCTCAAGGCCGATCTCGATGCTCATCTCGAATGGCTGGGCAAGGCCTTGAACCGGATCGACGAGGATCTCGACAATGCCGTGCGCTCCAGCCCGATCTTCCGAGCCAAGGAAGAATTGCTGAAAAGCGTCCCAGGGATCGGTGATGTCGCGTCTCGCACCCTGCTGGCCGAGCTGCCCGAACTGGGCCGCCTCACCCGGCGTCAGATCGCTGCCTTGGTCGGCTTGGCACCCTTCAATCGCGACAGCGGCACCCTGCGCGGCCAGCGCACCATCTGGGGCGGGCGCGCCGCCTTGCGGGCAACGCTCTACATGGCCGCCCTGGCCGCCATTCGCCACAATCCCGCGATCAAGGCCTTCCATGCTCGCCTGCGGGCGGCCGGCAAGCCGGCCAAGGTCGCCATCACCGCCTGCATGCGAAAGCTGCTCGTCACCCTCAATGCCATGGTTCGCGACAACAAACCCTGGCAAACCGCTTGA
- a CDS encoding phosphate acetyltransferase produces the protein MEPAPSPQHEKYERLIHAAKGLPPVETAICHPCDQVSIEGAAEAAELGLIKPILVGPLERLRNAARMASVDLDRFELCASEHSHDSAAKAVELVRQGRAGAIMKGSLHTDELMSAVVARETGIRTGRRISHCFVMDVPGHKGPLIITDAAVNIAPKPAEKVDIIQNAIDLAHALRFPEVRVAILSAMETVNFDIPSTVEAAALCKMAERGQITGALIDGPLALDNAISEEAAAIKQIASPVAGKANVLVVPDLEAGNMLAKSLSFLAGADAAGIVMGARVPVILTSRADSVLTRLASCAVASLVAAARRQSAAAAVP, from the coding sequence ATGGAACCGGCGCCAAGCCCGCAGCATGAGAAATACGAGCGGCTGATCCATGCCGCGAAAGGGCTGCCGCCGGTCGAGACCGCGATCTGCCACCCTTGCGACCAGGTCTCGATCGAGGGTGCGGCCGAAGCGGCCGAGCTGGGGCTGATCAAGCCGATCCTGGTCGGGCCGCTCGAGCGCCTGCGCAACGCGGCCCGGATGGCCTCCGTCGATCTCGACCGGTTCGAGCTCTGCGCCTCCGAGCACAGTCACGATTCCGCCGCCAAGGCGGTGGAGCTGGTGCGCCAGGGGCGCGCCGGGGCGATCATGAAGGGAAGCCTCCATACCGACGAGCTGATGAGCGCGGTCGTGGCGCGGGAGACCGGCATCCGTACCGGCCGGCGCATCAGCCACTGCTTCGTCATGGATGTCCCCGGCCACAAGGGTCCTCTCATCATCACGGATGCGGCGGTCAACATCGCGCCCAAACCGGCCGAGAAGGTCGATATCATCCAGAACGCGATCGACCTCGCCCATGCGCTCCGGTTCCCGGAAGTGCGGGTCGCCATTCTTTCGGCCATGGAGACGGTCAATTTCGACATTCCCTCGACCGTCGAGGCCGCCGCGCTCTGCAAGATGGCCGAGCGCGGCCAGATCACCGGCGCGCTCATCGACGGGCCGCTCGCCCTCGACAATGCGATCAGCGAGGAGGCCGCGGCCATCAAGCAGATCGCCTCGCCGGTCGCGGGAAAGGCCAATGTGCTGGTCGTCCCCGATCTCGAGGCCGGCAACATGCTGGCCAAGAGCCTTTCCTTCCTGGCCGGCGCCGACGCGGCGGGGATCGTCATGGGTGCCCGCGTGCCCGTGATCCTGACGAGCCGCGCCGATTCCGTGCTGACGCGCCTCGCCTCCTGCGCCGTCGCCAGCCTGGTCGCGGCGGCGCGGCGCCAAAGCGCGGCCGCCGCCGTTCCCTAG
- a CDS encoding DUF3141 domain-containing protein yields MQQETKPTGAAEPAPFFVSALRNPWTDYMVDAWQRSILFLDVLRQRGNHYEENKARQAPHVLSFEHELVLDGRQLERPVNYGLLRIVPPAGVTTGPRKRPFIVFDPRAGHGPGIGGMKHDSEIGVALNAGHPCYFVGFLPEPVPGQTVEDVCRAEARFVEEVVARHPEAEGKPCLIGNCQAGWQIMLMAAVDPDLPGPILLAGSPLSYWAGVHGKNPMRYTGGLLGGAWLTALTGDLGDGIFDGAHLVANFEALNPANTLWQKPYNLYSKIDTEAPRFLEFEKWWGSPVLLNAVEMQAIVDQLFIGNKLSAGQLRTSDGLRIDLRNIQSPIIVLCSQGDNITPPQQALGWITDLYDHEDEIVAAGQTIVYTMHQSIGHLGIFVSGKVATKEHQEFAQCMELIDLMPPGLYEAVITAKDGDTEHPEFVQGEYFLRLEPRKLDDIRALGGNSAEDDLRFQTVARVSEINLGLYQTLWAPLIRAMATPGSAQMLRTMHPNRLRFEMFSDRNPFMPSIAAVADAMRAHRRPVAEDNPFLVAEKAASDWIVRGLEAWTQARDELEETLFLNIYGYRPLQAAVGLGTEDAARQPGVERDLLREATAARTAAALRRRFDRGGPLEGAIRALLYIRIPEGADERSFFALKEIAETLPEKDRVGHARLKEIMRDQFLILMLDEERALATLPALLPEDPAGRELWLNLLRRAFMVRGEPTAETKRRLQQIEAIYAVEAPADAVKAPAEERKPLSKKRTPVEENHGTGAKPAA; encoded by the coding sequence ATGCAGCAGGAAACCAAGCCGACCGGCGCCGCTGAGCCGGCCCCGTTCTTCGTGTCCGCTCTCCGCAACCCGTGGACGGACTATATGGTCGACGCGTGGCAGCGTTCGATCCTGTTCCTCGATGTGCTGCGCCAGCGCGGCAACCATTACGAGGAGAACAAGGCGCGCCAGGCGCCGCATGTCCTGTCCTTCGAGCATGAGCTGGTGCTCGACGGCCGCCAGCTCGAGCGGCCCGTGAATTACGGGCTGCTGCGGATCGTGCCGCCGGCCGGCGTCACGACCGGTCCGCGCAAGCGCCCCTTCATCGTCTTCGATCCGCGCGCGGGCCACGGGCCCGGCATCGGCGGCATGAAGCATGACAGCGAGATCGGCGTCGCGCTCAATGCCGGCCATCCCTGCTATTTCGTGGGATTCCTGCCCGAGCCGGTTCCCGGCCAAACGGTCGAGGATGTGTGCCGGGCCGAGGCACGTTTCGTCGAGGAAGTCGTCGCGCGCCATCCGGAGGCGGAAGGCAAGCCCTGCCTGATCGGCAACTGCCAGGCGGGCTGGCAGATCATGCTCATGGCGGCCGTCGACCCCGACCTGCCGGGACCGATCCTGCTCGCCGGCTCGCCGCTCTCCTACTGGGCCGGCGTCCATGGCAAGAACCCGATGCGCTACACGGGCGGCCTGCTCGGCGGCGCCTGGCTGACCGCGCTCACGGGCGATCTCGGCGACGGCATCTTCGACGGCGCCCATCTCGTCGCCAATTTCGAAGCGCTGAATCCGGCCAATACGCTCTGGCAGAAGCCCTACAACCTCTATTCCAAGATCGATACCGAGGCGCCCCGATTCCTCGAGTTCGAGAAATGGTGGGGCAGCCCGGTGCTGCTGAACGCGGTGGAGATGCAGGCGATCGTCGACCAGCTCTTCATCGGCAACAAGCTGTCGGCGGGGCAGCTGCGCACGAGCGACGGTCTCCGCATCGATCTGCGCAACATCCAGTCGCCCATCATCGTGCTCTGCTCGCAGGGCGACAACATCACCCCGCCGCAGCAGGCGCTCGGCTGGATCACCGACCTCTACGATCACGAGGACGAGATCGTCGCGGCGGGCCAGACGATCGTCTACACGATGCACCAGAGCATCGGGCATCTCGGCATCTTCGTCTCCGGCAAGGTGGCGACCAAGGAGCATCAGGAGTTCGCCCAATGCATGGAGCTGATCGACCTCATGCCGCCGGGCCTCTATGAGGCGGTGATCACGGCCAAGGACGGCGACACCGAGCATCCGGAATTCGTCCAGGGCGAGTATTTCCTGCGGCTCGAGCCGCGCAAGCTCGACGACATCCGGGCGCTCGGCGGCAACAGCGCCGAGGACGATCTGCGGTTCCAGACCGTCGCCCGCGTCTCCGAGATCAATCTCGGCCTCTATCAGACCTTGTGGGCGCCCCTGATCCGCGCCATGGCCACGCCCGGCAGCGCGCAGATGCTGCGGACGATGCATCCCAACCGGCTGCGGTTCGAGATGTTCTCCGACCGCAACCCCTTCATGCCGTCCATCGCCGCCGTGGCCGATGCCATGCGGGCCCACCGCAGGCCGGTGGCGGAAGACAACCCCTTCCTGGTCGCCGAGAAGGCCGCCTCGGACTGGATCGTCCGCGGCCTCGAAGCCTGGACCCAGGCCCGGGACGAGCTCGAGGAGACGCTGTTCCTCAACATCTACGGCTACCGGCCGCTGCAGGCGGCCGTGGGCCTCGGCACGGAGGATGCCGCCCGGCAGCCGGGCGTCGAGCGTGATCTGCTGCGCGAAGCGACCGCGGCCCGCACGGCGGCGGCGCTCCGGCGCCGGTTCGATCGGGGCGGCCCGCTCGAAGGCGCGATCCGCGCGCTTCTCTATATCCGCATTCCCGAGGGCGCCGACGAGCGCAGCTTCTTCGCGCTCAAGGAGATCGCCGAGACCTTGCCGGAGAAGGACCGCGTCGGCCATGCCCGCCTGAAGGAGATCATGCGCGACCAGTTCCTCATCCTGATGCTGGACGAGGAGCGGGCTCTCGCGACGCTGCCGGCCCTGTTGCCCGAGGATCCCGCCGGGCGCGAGCTGTGGCTGAACCTGCTGCGGCGGGCCTTCATGGTCAGGGGCGAGCCGACGGCCGAGACGAAACGCCGGCTGCAGCAGATCGAGGCGATCTATGCTGTCGAGGCACCCGCCGACGCCGTCAAGGCACCCGCCGAAGAGCGCAAGCCGCTCAGCAAGAAGCGAACCCCCGTCGAGGAAAACCATGGAACCGGCGCCAAGCCCGCAGCATGA
- a CDS encoding metal-dependent phosphohydrolase translates to MLNVTTLLADALGRHLAETYERIYGGRNPEFGRILEGAGKLVIERIANSDALYHNISHTALVTQVGEDILRGRLLTQPVDPADWLHFMLALLAHDIGYVRGACPGDEPDRFVINEAGDMISLPRGASDAALAPYHVDRSKIIVRARFKSTPDVDAERIARAIELTRFPVPQGGDHDEDDTEPGLVRAADLIGQLADPFYLRRANALYYELAETGMTALCGYTSPADIAEKYPTFFWKAVEPYIGPALRYLQLTFEGKQWIANLHNHIFTIEHERHRLGPQPGVAPSAQIPT, encoded by the coding sequence ATGCTCAACGTCACCACATTGCTGGCAGACGCGCTGGGGCGTCATCTGGCCGAGACCTATGAGCGGATCTATGGGGGACGGAACCCCGAATTCGGCCGCATCCTCGAGGGCGCCGGCAAGCTCGTGATCGAGCGCATCGCCAACAGCGACGCGCTCTACCACAATATCAGCCACACGGCGCTAGTCACGCAGGTCGGCGAGGACATCCTGCGCGGCCGGCTCTTGACCCAGCCCGTCGACCCGGCCGACTGGCTGCATTTCATGCTGGCCCTGCTGGCCCACGACATCGGCTATGTGCGCGGCGCCTGCCCCGGCGACGAGCCCGACCGTTTCGTCATCAACGAGGCCGGCGACATGATCAGCCTGCCGCGCGGCGCATCGGACGCGGCGCTGGCGCCCTATCACGTGGACCGCTCGAAGATCATCGTGCGGGCGCGCTTCAAGTCCACGCCGGATGTCGACGCGGAGCGGATCGCGCGGGCCATCGAGCTGACCCGCTTCCCCGTGCCCCAGGGCGGCGATCATGACGAGGACGACACCGAGCCCGGCCTGGTGCGGGCGGCCGACCTCATCGGTCAGCTCGCCGATCCCTTCTATCTCAGGCGCGCGAACGCGCTCTATTACGAGCTCGCCGAGACCGGCATGACGGCCCTCTGCGGCTATACCAGCCCCGCCGACATCGCGGAGAAATACCCGACGTTCTTCTGGAAAGCGGTGGAGCCTTATATCGGCCCGGCGCTGCGCTATCTGCAGCTCACCTTCGAGGGCAAGCAGTGGATCGCCAACCTGCACAACCACATCTTCACGATCGAGCATGAGCGCCACAGGCTGGGGCCGCAGCCGGGCGTCGCTCCTTCGGCGCAAATCCCCACGTAA
- a CDS encoding acetate/propionate family kinase, which translates to MSTASTSPAANRGSQPLTGVINAGSSSVKFAVYEGEQRILTGQVDGLGAHPRASARGADGGAMAPPDLGPTPPATPAEALPRLLPWAQQQLHGRGLDALGHRVVHGGMEFSQPQRVTADLLVKLEALNPLAPLHQPYNLAPIRTVLDHRPELAQVACFDTAFHRTVPDVAQAFALPWAYHEQGVRRFGFHGLSYEYIASCLPREAPAIAGGRVVVAHLGNGASLCALRGGVSVATTMGFTALDGLPMGTRCGELDAGVVMYLLRQGGMNADEVEDLLYRHSGMLGLSGLSSDFRDLLASEEPRARFAIAVFCYRVIRQIGSLAAALGGLDGLVFTAGVGENAAPVRETVCRGCAWLGLEFDEEANRANGPCLSKPSSRVAAHVIPTDENLMIARHVRAALSMER; encoded by the coding sequence ATGAGCACCGCCTCCACGTCGCCTGCCGCAAACCGGGGATCGCAGCCGCTGACCGGCGTGATCAACGCCGGCTCCTCGTCGGTCAAGTTCGCGGTCTATGAAGGCGAGCAGCGGATCCTGACCGGGCAGGTCGACGGGCTGGGTGCCCATCCGCGAGCGAGCGCCCGCGGCGCCGACGGCGGCGCCATGGCGCCGCCCGATCTTGGGCCCACGCCGCCGGCCACCCCCGCCGAGGCGCTGCCGCGGCTGCTGCCCTGGGCGCAGCAGCAGCTCCATGGCCGCGGGCTCGATGCGCTCGGCCATCGCGTCGTCCATGGCGGCATGGAATTCAGCCAACCGCAGCGCGTCACGGCCGACCTCCTGGTGAAGCTGGAAGCGCTGAATCCGCTGGCGCCGCTGCACCAGCCTTACAACCTGGCGCCGATCCGCACCGTGCTCGATCATCGTCCGGAGCTGGCCCAGGTCGCCTGCTTCGATACCGCCTTCCACCGCACCGTCCCGGACGTGGCGCAAGCCTTCGCCTTGCCCTGGGCCTATCACGAGCAGGGCGTGCGCCGCTTCGGCTTCCACGGCCTCTCCTACGAATACATCGCCTCCTGCCTGCCGCGGGAAGCGCCGGCGATCGCGGGCGGACGCGTGGTGGTCGCCCATCTCGGCAACGGGGCCTCTCTCTGCGCCCTTCGCGGCGGCGTGTCGGTCGCGACCACGATGGGATTCACGGCGCTCGACGGCCTGCCGATGGGAACGCGCTGCGGCGAGCTCGATGCCGGTGTCGTCATGTATCTGTTGCGCCAAGGCGGTATGAATGCCGACGAGGTGGAGGATCTGCTCTACCGGCATTCCGGCATGCTCGGGTTGTCCGGCCTTTCCTCCGACTTCCGCGACCTCCTGGCCAGCGAGGAGCCGCGCGCCCGGTTCGCGATCGCGGTCTTCTGCTACCGCGTGATCCGGCAGATCGGGTCGCTGGCGGCGGCGCTGGGCGGGCTCGACGGCCTCGTCTTCACCGCCGGTGTCGGCGAGAATGCCGCGCCGGTGCGCGAGACGGTCTGCCGGGGTTGCGCCTGGCTCGGGCTGGAGTTCGACGAGGAGGCGAACCGGGCGAACGGTCCCTGCCTCAGCAAGCCAAGCAGCCGCGTCGCGGCCCATGTCATCCCGACGGACGAGAACCTGATGATCGCGCGCCACGTCCGCGCGGCTTTGTCGATGGAGCGATAG